Proteins from one Nakamurella multipartita DSM 44233 genomic window:
- a CDS encoding YidH family protein → MAGKRFPNWVYGRGADPDPRFSLANERTFLAWIRTSLALIAGGIAVHAFHLQVPDELGTVAAIALVGLGIAAAVSGWLGWMRTERSLREGTPMHGAGLATGMTVVFLLVVILLAVGIFVL, encoded by the coding sequence ATGGCGGGTAAGCGTTTCCCGAACTGGGTCTACGGCCGGGGCGCCGATCCCGACCCCCGGTTCAGCCTGGCCAACGAACGAACCTTTCTGGCCTGGATCCGGACTTCGCTGGCGCTGATCGCCGGCGGCATCGCGGTCCACGCCTTCCACCTGCAGGTCCCCGACGAGCTGGGCACGGTCGCCGCCATCGCGCTGGTGGGTCTGGGCATCGCCGCGGCCGTCTCCGGCTGGCTGGGGTGGATGCGGACCGAACGTTCCCTGCGGGAGGGCACGCCGATGCACGGCGCCGGGCTGGCCACCGGGATGACCGTGGTCTTCCTGCTGGTCGTGATCCTGTTGGCGGTCGGGATCTTCGTCCTGTGA
- the cobM gene encoding precorrin-4 C(11)-methyltransferase yields the protein MTVHFIGAGPGAADLLTVRATRLLAAAPVCLYAGTYVTADVLAHCPDGAELIDTAGLTLEEIIDALVAAHRAGHDVARLCSGDPSVYSALHEQTRRLDAAGVPWDVTPGVPAYAAAAALLGRELTVPGVTQSVVLTRTQARSTPMPATEELERFAATGSTLVLHLAITRTRELVRRLIPFYGADCPAAVVSRATQADELVLRDTLAGIADLVEAAGLRQAAVIMVGPALAGPAAGPDPIESHLYSAERCRDRT from the coding sequence ATGACCGTGCACTTCATCGGGGCCGGGCCGGGTGCGGCCGATCTGCTCACCGTGCGGGCGACCCGGCTGCTGGCCGCCGCGCCCGTCTGCCTGTACGCCGGAACCTACGTCACCGCTGACGTTCTCGCCCACTGCCCGGACGGCGCGGAGCTGATCGACACCGCCGGACTGACCCTGGAGGAGATCATCGATGCGCTGGTGGCCGCGCATCGGGCCGGGCACGACGTGGCCCGGCTGTGTTCCGGCGATCCCTCGGTGTACTCGGCGCTGCACGAGCAGACCCGGCGCCTGGACGCGGCCGGCGTGCCCTGGGACGTCACCCCCGGGGTGCCGGCCTACGCGGCCGCCGCCGCGTTGCTCGGCCGGGAGCTGACCGTGCCCGGGGTGACCCAGTCGGTGGTGCTGACCCGCACCCAGGCCCGATCCACCCCGATGCCCGCTACCGAGGAGCTGGAACGCTTCGCCGCCACCGGCTCGACGCTGGTGCTGCACCTGGCCATCACCCGCACCCGGGAGCTCGTGCGACGGCTGATCCCGTTCTACGGCGCCGACTGCCCCGCCGCCGTCGTCTCCCGGGCGACCCAGGCCGACGAGCTGGTGCTGCGCGATACCCTCGCCGGCATCGCCGATCTCGTGGAGGCGGCGGGCCTGCGGCAGGCGGCGGTGATCATGGTCGGGCCGGCCCTGGCCGGTCCCGCGGCCGGGCCGGACCCGATCGAGTCGCACCTGTACTCGGCCGAGCGGTGCCGCGACCGGACCTGA
- a CDS encoding precorrin-2 C(20)-methyltransferase, which translates to MTVKATRLIGSADVIAYHSGTHGRSIARSIAVDLLPPGVIEEPLVYPVTTGPSSHPLGYRGAVDDFYDESAQRLGEHLAAGRTVVVLCEGDPMFYGSFMYLHDRLSPRFPTQVVPGVTSVAAATAAAAMPLVRQQDVLTILPGTLPVPELARRLADTQGAAIMKLGRTFPAVREALRQAGRLDEALYVERASTRGQALIPVKDVDPATVPYFSIIIVPGDGRDRVAPVRPVTDAAAELLVVGLGPGPQGWVTPEVTAALAGVDHVVGYAPYVNRVAQREGLQRHASGNTVELDRARLALTLAAAGERVAVVSGGDAGVFGMAAAVFEAAEDPQYRAVPIRVLPGVTAAQAVAARAGAPLGADYAVVSLSDRLKPWSVIEDRLRHIARADLALAIYNPASRGRTRQLADALAVLRQEREPDTVVVVGRDVGRDAESLRCTTLAELDPATVDMKCLLLIGAGGTRRTPAGQVWTPRWVPAETDAPVTRLDASGHGG; encoded by the coding sequence ATGACGGTCAAGGCGACCCGGTTGATCGGCTCGGCGGACGTCATCGCCTACCACTCGGGCACCCACGGCCGCTCGATCGCGCGATCCATCGCCGTGGACCTGCTGCCGCCCGGCGTCATCGAGGAGCCGCTGGTCTACCCGGTGACGACCGGACCGAGCAGCCACCCCCTCGGCTATCGCGGGGCCGTCGACGACTTCTACGACGAGTCGGCGCAGCGTTTGGGCGAGCATCTGGCCGCCGGCCGCACCGTGGTCGTGCTGTGCGAGGGCGACCCGATGTTCTACGGCTCGTTCATGTACCTGCACGATCGGCTCAGCCCCCGGTTCCCGACCCAGGTGGTACCCGGGGTGACCTCGGTGGCCGCGGCGACCGCGGCGGCGGCGATGCCGCTGGTCCGGCAGCAGGACGTGCTGACCATCCTGCCCGGCACCCTGCCGGTGCCGGAGCTGGCCCGGCGGCTGGCCGACACCCAGGGCGCGGCGATCATGAAGCTGGGCCGGACCTTTCCGGCCGTGCGCGAGGCGCTGCGGCAGGCCGGCCGGCTGGACGAGGCCCTGTACGTGGAGCGCGCGTCGACCCGCGGCCAGGCACTGATCCCGGTCAAGGACGTGGATCCGGCGACGGTGCCGTACTTCTCGATCATCATCGTGCCCGGGGACGGCCGGGACCGGGTCGCGCCGGTCCGGCCCGTCACCGATGCGGCGGCCGAGCTGCTGGTGGTCGGGTTGGGGCCGGGGCCGCAGGGCTGGGTCACCCCCGAGGTGACCGCCGCGCTGGCCGGGGTCGATCACGTCGTCGGGTACGCCCCTTACGTCAACCGGGTGGCCCAGCGAGAAGGGTTGCAGCGACACGCGTCCGGCAACACCGTCGAGCTGGACCGGGCCCGGCTCGCGTTGACCCTGGCGGCCGCCGGCGAGCGGGTGGCGGTCGTGTCCGGTGGTGACGCCGGGGTGTTCGGGATGGCGGCGGCGGTGTTCGAGGCCGCCGAGGACCCGCAGTACCGGGCGGTGCCGATCCGGGTGCTGCCCGGCGTCACCGCGGCCCAAGCAGTCGCGGCCCGGGCGGGCGCGCCGTTGGGCGCGGACTACGCCGTCGTCTCGCTGTCCGACCGGCTCAAGCCCTGGTCGGTGATCGAGGACCGGCTCCGGCACATCGCCCGCGCCGACCTGGCGCTGGCCATCTACAACCCCGCCTCGCGCGGCCGCACCCGGCAACTGGCCGACGCGCTGGCCGTGCTGCGGCAGGAACGCGAACCCGACACCGTGGTGGTCGTCGGCCGTGACGTCGGCCGGGACGCCGAATCGCTGCGCTGCACGACGCTGGCCGAACTCGACCCGGCCACCGTCGACATGAAGTGCCTGCTGCTGATCGGGGCCGGCGGGACCCGGCGCACCCCGGCCGGTCAGGTGTGGACGCCGCGGTGGGTGCCGGCCGAGACCGACGCGCCCGTCACCCGGTTGGACGCGAGCGGCCATGGCGGGTAA
- the cobA gene encoding uroporphyrinogen-III C-methyltransferase, translated as MGGVTGASGFGALLPVAGRAVLITGGEEGALGRIAALREAGADLHVVAPTVAASVLDLAERGLLRWDARPVEPADVAAAWLVVLAGAPEVDAAVRGWAEQHRTFCLDDPADPAEPTAPARGSAGVGQVILVGGGPGDPGLITVAGLAAVRAADVVVTDRLAPLAVLDQVRPGTEIVDVGKIPRGRFTPQEQINAILVEHARAGRTVVRLKGGDNFVFGRGGEEWQACAEAGIPVRVIPGVSSAVAVPALAGIPLTHRTANQGFTVITAHVPPGDPRSTLDYAALARSGTALVIMMGVATLGAVAAELIGHGLDPATPAATVADGGLPEQRVVRGTLASIADDIAVAGLKAPAITVVGSVAAFDPSAGGAPVEAPGGPAPGGAGPR; from the coding sequence GTGGGCGGCGTGACCGGGGCGAGCGGGTTCGGGGCGCTGCTGCCGGTGGCCGGCCGCGCGGTGCTGATCACCGGCGGCGAGGAGGGTGCGCTCGGCCGGATCGCGGCCCTGCGCGAGGCCGGGGCCGACCTGCACGTCGTCGCGCCCACGGTGGCCGCGTCCGTGCTGGACCTGGCCGAACGGGGACTGCTGCGCTGGGACGCCCGGCCGGTCGAGCCGGCCGACGTGGCCGCCGCCTGGCTGGTCGTGCTGGCCGGCGCCCCCGAGGTCGATGCCGCGGTGCGCGGGTGGGCCGAGCAGCACCGGACCTTCTGCCTGGACGATCCGGCCGACCCCGCCGAACCCACCGCTCCGGCGAGGGGGTCCGCCGGAGTCGGGCAGGTGATCCTGGTCGGCGGTGGGCCCGGCGATCCGGGCCTGATCACCGTGGCGGGTCTGGCGGCGGTGCGAGCCGCGGACGTCGTCGTCACCGACCGGCTCGCTCCGTTGGCCGTGCTGGACCAGGTCCGGCCGGGCACCGAGATCGTCGACGTCGGCAAGATCCCCCGGGGCCGGTTCACCCCGCAGGAACAGATCAACGCGATCCTGGTCGAGCACGCGCGGGCCGGCCGAACGGTGGTGCGGCTCAAGGGCGGCGACAACTTCGTGTTCGGTCGTGGCGGCGAGGAATGGCAGGCCTGCGCGGAGGCCGGCATTCCGGTGCGGGTGATCCCGGGGGTGAGTTCGGCGGTCGCCGTGCCCGCCCTGGCCGGGATCCCGCTGACCCACCGCACGGCCAACCAGGGGTTCACCGTGATCACCGCGCACGTGCCGCCGGGCGATCCTCGCTCGACCCTGGACTACGCCGCCCTGGCCCGGTCCGGTACCGCGCTGGTGATCATGATGGGGGTGGCCACACTGGGGGCGGTGGCCGCCGAACTGATCGGACACGGCCTGGACCCGGCCACGCCCGCGGCCACCGTCGCCGACGGCGGATTGCCCGAGCAGAGGGTGGTTCGCGGCACGCTGGCCTCGATCGCCGACGACATCGCCGTCGCCGGTCTGAAGGCGCCCGCGATCACCGTCGTCGGGTCGGTCGCCGCGTTCGACCCGTCGGCCGGGGGCGCCCCGGTCGAAGCCCCGGGGGGCCCCGCGCCCGGCGGCGCCGGCCCACGTTGA
- a CDS encoding DUF202 domain-containing protein, protein MSTPELFDRGLQPERTLLAWRRTCLALAAAMAVVIKLLAFESDTATVLLAVVGLAVPAVAWLLAAGRYRRSHRRLTRADRDPELPAGGSATAVAALAAVLFGGLALMLVLR, encoded by the coding sequence ATGAGCACGCCCGAGCTGTTCGACCGGGGCCTGCAGCCGGAACGGACGCTGCTGGCCTGGCGGCGCACGTGTTTGGCCCTGGCCGCGGCGATGGCGGTCGTGATCAAGTTGCTGGCCTTCGAGTCGGACACCGCGACGGTCCTGCTCGCGGTGGTCGGGTTGGCCGTGCCGGCCGTCGCCTGGTTGCTGGCCGCGGGTCGCTACCGCCGGTCGCATCGCCGGTTGACCCGCGCCGACCGCGACCCCGAACTGCCGGCCGGTGGGTCGGCCACCGCGGTCGCGGCGTTGGCCGCGGTGCTGTTCGGGGGGCTGGCGCTGATGCTGGTGCTGCGCTGA
- a CDS encoding bifunctional cobalt-precorrin-7 (C(5))-methyltransferase/cobalt-precorrin-6B (C(15))-methyltransferase codes for MDVAVDVGLDVKDVGVDVVGLGADGWDGLSPHSRAVLTRAAVVIGGARQLALLPEQPGQRRLHLPTPLRAGLLDLLDSSDSPAGPVAVLASGDPLLSGIGGTLVELLGAARVRIHPAVSSVSLAAAEMRWPLAGVDVVSLVGRDLATLRRVLSPGRRVLALSADERTPAAVAALLTEAGFGPSRLTVLGDLGSPQQSRIDLIASDFRGPVSRLNILAIDCVAVPGTPPRPLVGGLPDDAFDHDGQLTKRDARASALARLAPAPGQLLWDVGAGAGSVAIEWSRVDPRCRAVAIERDPARAARIGGNAAALGVPGLVVVTGAAPAALADLPAPDAVFVGGGATVPGLLDSCWAVLGSGGRLVVHGVTLETERLLVDWHARVGGELIRLSVERVEPLGSFRGWAPARPIVQWAVTKESTG; via the coding sequence ATGGATGTCGCCGTGGATGTCGGTCTGGATGTCAAGGATGTCGGGGTGGATGTGGTCGGGCTCGGCGCCGACGGATGGGACGGGTTGTCCCCCCACAGCCGCGCGGTGCTGACCCGGGCCGCGGTGGTGATCGGCGGCGCGCGCCAGCTGGCGCTGCTGCCCGAGCAGCCCGGCCAACGGCGATTGCACCTGCCCACGCCGCTGCGTGCCGGACTCCTGGACCTGCTCGACTCGTCCGATTCGCCGGCCGGTCCGGTCGCGGTGCTCGCCTCCGGTGATCCGTTGCTGTCCGGCATCGGCGGCACCCTGGTCGAGCTGCTGGGCGCGGCGCGGGTACGGATTCACCCGGCGGTGTCCTCGGTCTCGCTGGCGGCGGCCGAGATGCGCTGGCCGTTGGCCGGTGTCGACGTGGTCAGCCTGGTCGGCCGGGATCTGGCCACCCTGCGCCGGGTGCTCTCGCCCGGCCGGCGGGTGCTGGCACTCTCCGCGGACGAGCGCACCCCGGCCGCGGTCGCCGCGCTGCTCACCGAGGCCGGTTTCGGCCCGTCCCGGCTGACCGTCCTGGGCGACCTGGGCAGCCCGCAGCAGAGCCGAATCGACCTGATCGCCAGCGACTTTCGCGGCCCGGTGAGCCGCCTGAACATCCTGGCGATCGACTGCGTGGCCGTCCCGGGCACCCCACCCCGGCCGCTCGTCGGTGGCCTGCCGGACGACGCGTTCGATCACGACGGGCAGCTGACCAAGCGGGACGCCCGCGCATCGGCCCTGGCCCGGTTGGCTCCGGCTCCCGGTCAGTTGCTCTGGGATGTCGGCGCCGGGGCCGGGTCGGTGGCGATCGAGTGGTCCCGGGTCGACCCGCGCTGCCGGGCCGTGGCGATCGAACGGGACCCGGCCCGCGCGGCCCGGATCGGCGGCAACGCCGCGGCGCTGGGGGTGCCCGGGCTCGTGGTGGTCACCGGAGCGGCTCCGGCCGCCCTGGCCGACCTGCCTGCCCCGGACGCGGTGTTCGTCGGCGGCGGCGCCACCGTCCCTGGACTGCTCGACTCCTGTTGGGCAGTCTTGGGTTCCGGTGGACGCCTGGTGGTGCACGGGGTGACGCTGGAGACCGAACGGCTCCTGGTCGACTGGCACGCACGGGTCGGCGGCGAGCTGATCCGGCTGTCGGTGGAGCGCGTGGAGCCGCTGGGCTCGTTCCGCGGCTGGGCGCCGGCCCGGCCGATCGTGCAGTGGGCCGTGACCAAGGAGTCGACCGGATGA
- the cobO gene encoding cob(I)yrinic acid a,c-diamide adenosyltransferase, translated as MPQAQPLVVPADGLTTRQRRNRALLMVHTGDGKGKSTAAFGMALRAWNQGWSVGVFQFVKSAKWRIGEQSALEALDGVHAQTGAGGPIEWHKMGSGWSWLRRDADTADDYAAEAAEGWAEIKRRLAAGAHRLYVLDEFTYPMKWGWVDVDDVVATLAGRAEGQHVVITGRAASPRLIEAADLVTEMTKVKHPMDAGQKGQRGIEW; from the coding sequence ATGCCCCAGGCGCAACCGCTCGTCGTGCCGGCCGACGGGCTGACCACCCGGCAGCGGCGCAACCGGGCGCTGCTGATGGTGCACACCGGTGACGGCAAGGGAAAGTCGACCGCGGCGTTCGGCATGGCCCTGCGGGCCTGGAACCAGGGCTGGTCGGTCGGGGTGTTCCAGTTCGTCAAGTCGGCCAAGTGGCGCATCGGCGAGCAATCGGCCCTGGAGGCGCTGGACGGTGTGCACGCGCAGACCGGCGCCGGCGGACCCATCGAGTGGCACAAGATGGGCTCGGGCTGGTCGTGGCTGCGCCGCGACGCCGACACCGCCGACGACTATGCCGCCGAAGCGGCCGAGGGCTGGGCCGAGATCAAACGCCGGCTGGCCGCCGGCGCGCACCGGCTGTACGTGCTGGACGAATTCACCTACCCGATGAAGTGGGGCTGGGTCGACGTCGACGACGTGGTGGCGACGCTGGCCGGCCGGGCCGAGGGCCAGCACGTGGTGATCACCGGCCGGGCCGCGTCGCCCCGGCTGATCGAGGCGGCCGACCTGGTCACCGAGATGACCAAGGTCAAGCACCCGATGGACGCCGGGCAAAAGGGCCAGCGGGGCATCGAGTGGTGA
- a CDS encoding cobyrinate a,c-diamide synthase has product MTSLPRVVIAAPASGHGKTTVAAGLMAALVRAGHVVSGHKIGPDYIDPGYHALATGRPGRNLDPHLVGEDRLVPLLLHGAAVPRPADIAVVEGVMGLFDGAIGRDGFASTAHVATVIDAPVVLVVDVSASARTIGAVVHGLRGFDPAVRVAGVILNKAGSARHAQEARDAVERIGVPVLGVLFRDDGISAPSRHLGLVPVAERDDAAVVLDRLAGQIAARIDLAAVVRIARSAPDLAAAAWAPPPRVPIDGPAPVIAVAGGRAFTFRYAETEELLAAAGCRPVVFDPLAGEALPDGTAGLYLGGGFPEVHAAELAGNAALRASITAVIGRGLPTVAECAGLLYLCRSVDGAPMLGVIDAAATMTARLTLGYRAAVAPSGSVLAGAGQAVTGHEFHRTTVDPGSGATPGWLIDGAGHGFALDPAGTGTPTVHASYLHTHWAGQPELAARFAAAAHAWTGSESPTARIRPCPPHTLHPNPPPVTPEPNLLHHGDLEVGPGLLDFAVNVRSAAPPGWLAETIAATIADLGHYPRAQAATEALAWRHGRPAEQVLPTAGGAEAFTLIARALRPRRPVVVHPQFTEPEAALRAAGHVVDRVVLRAADGFTLPDGAVPADADLVMIGNPTNPTGVLHPAARLRALLRPGRVVVVDEAFMDAVPGEPETLAADQVPGLLVLRSLTKTWGIAGLRAGYVVGDAELIARLAEHQPPWSVSSPALAAITACCADDAVAEAALLASAVDGPRAVLIDGLRRLGLSVPGHPATPFVLADTAPVIPSGAPPGWIRDALRERGIAVRRGDTFPGLGPTWIRVAVRDAHLIGRLLDTLSDVLTASPHPPNGVDHGKNAVLPGR; this is encoded by the coding sequence GTGACGAGCCTGCCCCGGGTGGTGATCGCCGCCCCGGCCTCCGGTCACGGCAAGACCACCGTCGCGGCCGGGCTAATGGCCGCCCTGGTCCGGGCCGGACACGTGGTGTCGGGGCACAAGATCGGGCCGGACTACATCGACCCGGGCTACCACGCGCTGGCCACCGGCCGCCCCGGCCGCAATCTCGACCCGCACCTGGTCGGCGAGGACCGGCTGGTCCCGCTACTGCTGCACGGCGCCGCGGTGCCCCGACCGGCCGACATCGCGGTGGTCGAGGGCGTGATGGGCCTGTTCGACGGGGCCATCGGCCGCGACGGCTTCGCCTCCACCGCGCACGTCGCCACCGTCATCGACGCCCCGGTGGTCCTGGTCGTCGACGTGTCCGCGTCCGCCCGCACCATCGGCGCCGTCGTGCACGGCCTGCGCGGCTTCGACCCGGCGGTGCGGGTCGCCGGGGTGATCCTGAACAAGGCCGGCTCGGCCCGGCACGCGCAGGAGGCCCGGGACGCGGTCGAACGGATCGGCGTGCCGGTGCTCGGCGTCCTCTTCCGCGACGACGGGATCAGCGCTCCCTCAAGGCATCTCGGGCTGGTGCCGGTGGCCGAACGGGACGACGCCGCCGTCGTCCTGGACCGGCTGGCCGGGCAGATCGCGGCCCGGATCGACCTGGCCGCCGTCGTGCGGATCGCCCGGTCGGCGCCGGACCTGGCTGCGGCTGCGTGGGCGCCGCCGCCGCGAGTCCCCATCGACGGGCCGGCGCCGGTGATCGCGGTGGCCGGCGGGCGGGCCTTCACCTTCCGGTACGCCGAGACCGAGGAACTGCTGGCCGCCGCCGGCTGCCGGCCGGTCGTCTTCGACCCGCTGGCCGGTGAGGCGCTGCCCGATGGCACCGCCGGGCTGTACCTGGGCGGCGGTTTTCCCGAGGTGCACGCGGCCGAGCTGGCCGGCAACGCGGCCCTGCGGGCGAGCATCACCGCGGTCATCGGGCGCGGGCTGCCGACGGTGGCCGAATGCGCCGGCCTGCTGTACCTGTGCCGCAGCGTCGACGGCGCGCCGATGCTGGGCGTGATCGACGCCGCCGCGACCATGACCGCCCGGCTCACCCTGGGCTACCGCGCTGCCGTCGCGCCGTCCGGCAGCGTGCTGGCCGGGGCCGGTCAGGCCGTCACCGGGCACGAATTCCACCGCACCACCGTCGATCCCGGGTCGGGCGCGACCCCGGGCTGGCTGATCGACGGGGCCGGGCACGGCTTCGCGCTCGACCCGGCCGGCACCGGCACGCCGACCGTGCACGCGTCCTACCTGCACACCCACTGGGCCGGGCAGCCGGAGCTGGCGGCCCGGTTCGCCGCCGCCGCGCACGCCTGGACGGGGAGTGAATCCCCTACGGCGCGGATCCGGCCCTGCCCGCCGCACACCCTTCATCCGAACCCGCCGCCGGTCACACCGGAGCCGAATCTGTTGCATCACGGTGATCTCGAGGTCGGGCCCGGCCTGCTCGACTTCGCCGTCAACGTCCGCTCGGCCGCACCGCCCGGTTGGCTGGCCGAGACGATCGCGGCGACCATCGCCGACCTGGGCCACTACCCGCGGGCCCAGGCGGCGACCGAGGCCCTGGCCTGGCGGCACGGCCGGCCGGCCGAGCAGGTGCTGCCCACCGCGGGCGGCGCCGAGGCGTTCACCCTGATCGCCCGAGCCCTGCGACCCCGGCGACCGGTCGTCGTGCACCCCCAGTTCACCGAGCCGGAGGCGGCGTTACGGGCCGCCGGACACGTCGTCGACCGGGTCGTGCTGCGGGCCGCCGACGGTTTCACCCTGCCCGACGGGGCCGTGCCCGCGGACGCCGACCTGGTGATGATCGGCAACCCGACCAACCCCACCGGCGTGCTGCATCCGGCGGCCCGGCTGCGGGCCCTGCTCCGGCCCGGCCGGGTCGTCGTGGTCGACGAGGCGTTCATGGACGCCGTCCCCGGGGAGCCGGAAACGCTGGCTGCGGACCAGGTTCCGGGGCTGCTGGTGCTGCGGTCGCTGACCAAGACCTGGGGGATCGCCGGGCTGCGGGCCGGCTACGTCGTCGGCGACGCCGAGCTGATCGCCCGGTTGGCCGAGCACCAGCCGCCCTGGTCGGTGTCCAGTCCGGCCCTGGCCGCGATCACCGCCTGCTGCGCCGATGACGCCGTGGCCGAGGCCGCGCTCCTGGCGTCGGCGGTCGACGGGCCCCGGGCGGTGCTGATCGACGGGCTGCGCCGGCTCGGCCTGAGCGTGCCCGGCCACCCGGCCACGCCGTTCGTGCTGGCCGACACCGCCCCCGTGATCCCGTCCGGCGCGCCGCCGGGCTGGATCCGGGACGCGCTGCGGGAACGGGGGATCGCGGTCCGGCGCGGGGACACCTTCCCGGGCCTGGGGCCGACCTGGATCCGCGTCGCGGTCCGGGACGCGCACCTGATCGGCCGCCTGCTCGATACCCTCTCCGACGTACTGACCGCCTCACCGCACCCCCCGAATGGAGTTGATCATGGGAAGAATGCCGTTTTGCCGGGCCGATAA
- a CDS encoding magnesium chelatase subunit D family protein, which translates to MRTFPFTAVVGSDDMALALILTTVSPEVGGVLVRGEKGTAKSTMVRALAGLLPAVDVIEGCRFSCDPADPDPACPDGPHPAGAPATTRPAKLVELPVGATEDRVIGSLHLEKALTAGVTEYEPGLLAAAHRGLLYVDEVNLLHDHLVDLLLDAAAMGRGTVEREGVSIAHAARFVLVGTMNPEEGELRPQLLDRFGLTVEIAAPRDPAVRAEVVRRRLAYDADPDTVAARYADAEADLARRIRSARTGLPTVVLGDGALTKIAQVCASFEVDGMRADLVTARAAVAHAAWHGRRYVTREDIRAAARLALPHRRRRNPFDAPGLDEELLDRILGDDEPDPPPPGPEVDPSPQAPADAGSEPADGPRTEAGSDADSGSDFDSGSDLERVEEPATAQAADPATEPDRASNPTPATGPAPAGTVSGTGQPFRPKLFTVAGVGAGEPGRRSRAITSNGRTVGATPFVGRGGAVHLTATVRAAAPHQRRRGRTGPGLLVGRDDLRLAVKQGREANLVLFCVDASGSMAARARMEAVKAAVLSLLTDAYQRRDKVGLVTFRGGAADLALPPTSSVEAAARRLEMLPAGGRTPLAEGLLCAAHTLRVERIRDPRRRPLLVVVTDGRATSGPDAVARSRRAATALAAEGIAALVLDCETGRFRMGLAARLAEHLQADYVPITDVAASVLTTSVARHRARVA; encoded by the coding sequence ATGCGCACGTTCCCGTTCACCGCCGTCGTCGGCTCCGACGACATGGCCCTCGCGCTGATCCTGACCACCGTCTCGCCCGAGGTCGGCGGCGTGCTGGTGCGGGGAGAGAAGGGCACCGCCAAGTCGACCATGGTTCGCGCGCTGGCCGGACTGCTGCCCGCGGTCGACGTCATCGAGGGCTGCCGGTTCTCCTGCGACCCGGCCGACCCCGATCCGGCCTGCCCGGACGGCCCGCATCCGGCCGGTGCCCCGGCCACCACCCGCCCGGCCAAGCTGGTCGAGCTGCCGGTCGGCGCGACCGAGGACCGGGTGATCGGCTCGCTGCACCTGGAGAAGGCGCTGACCGCCGGGGTCACCGAGTACGAGCCCGGCCTGCTGGCCGCCGCCCACCGTGGCCTGCTCTACGTCGACGAGGTCAACCTGCTGCACGACCACCTGGTCGACCTGCTGCTGGACGCCGCCGCGATGGGCCGCGGCACCGTGGAACGCGAGGGCGTGTCGATCGCCCACGCCGCCCGGTTCGTGCTGGTCGGCACGATGAACCCGGAAGAGGGCGAGCTGCGCCCGCAGCTGCTGGACCGCTTCGGGCTGACCGTCGAGATCGCCGCCCCGCGGGACCCGGCGGTGCGGGCCGAGGTAGTGCGGCGCCGGCTGGCCTACGACGCCGACCCGGACACCGTCGCCGCCCGCTACGCCGACGCCGAGGCGGACCTGGCCCGACGCATCCGGTCCGCCCGGACCGGGTTGCCCACGGTGGTGCTGGGCGACGGCGCCTTGACCAAGATCGCTCAGGTCTGTGCGTCGTTCGAGGTCGACGGCATGCGCGCCGACCTGGTCACCGCCCGCGCCGCCGTCGCGCACGCCGCCTGGCACGGCCGCCGCTACGTCACCCGTGAGGACATCCGGGCCGCCGCCCGGCTGGCCCTGCCGCATCGGCGCCGCCGCAACCCGTTCGACGCGCCGGGGCTGGACGAGGAGCTGCTCGACCGGATCCTCGGCGACGACGAGCCCGACCCGCCGCCCCCGGGACCGGAGGTCGACCCCAGCCCGCAGGCGCCGGCCGACGCCGGGTCCGAACCGGCGGACGGCCCCCGCACCGAGGCCGGCTCCGACGCTGACTCCGGCTCGGACTTTGACTCCGGCTCCGACTTGGAACGGGTCGAGGAACCGGCGACCGCCCAGGCCGCCGACCCGGCAACCGAACCAGACCGGGCCAGCAACCCGACCCCGGCCACCGGCCCGGCCCCCGCCGGAACCGTGTCCGGCACCGGACAACCGTTCCGGCCCAAGCTGTTCACCGTCGCCGGGGTCGGCGCCGGGGAGCCGGGGCGGCGCTCCCGCGCGATCACCAGCAACGGCCGGACCGTCGGCGCCACCCCGTTCGTCGGGCGAGGTGGCGCGGTGCACCTGACCGCGACCGTCCGGGCCGCCGCCCCCCATCAGCGTCGCCGCGGCCGCACCGGGCCGGGCCTGCTGGTCGGCCGGGACGACCTGCGGCTGGCGGTCAAGCAGGGTCGCGAGGCCAACCTGGTGCTGTTCTGCGTCGACGCCTCCGGGTCGATGGCCGCCCGCGCCCGGATGGAGGCGGTCAAGGCCGCCGTGCTGTCCCTGCTCACCGACGCCTACCAGCGGCGGGACAAGGTCGGGCTGGTCACCTTCCGCGGGGGCGCCGCGGACCTGGCGTTGCCGCCGACGTCGTCGGTGGAGGCGGCCGCGCGGCGGCTGGAAATGCTGCCGGCCGGCGGTCGCACCCCGCTGGCCGAGGGCCTGCTGTGCGCGGCGCACACCCTGCGGGTGGAGCGGATCCGGGACCCGCGGCGCCGTCCGCTGCTGGTCGTCGTCACCGACGGGCGGGCCACCTCCGGACCGGATGCGGTGGCCCGGTCCCGCCGGGCAGCCACCGCGCTGGCCGCCGAAGGGATCGCCGCCCTCGTCCTGGACTGCGAGACCGGCCGGTTCCGGATGGGACTGGCCGCGCGGCTGGCCGAGCACCTGCAGGCCGACTACGTGCCGATCACCGACGTCGCGGCCTCCGTGCTGACCACCTCGGTGGCCCGTCACCGGGCGCGGGTGGCCTGA